The region aAAAGGCACTCAGTgatcttcctccccaaaacacatcCAATCAAGAGAAAAACATAAGGCGAATTATGTGCCTCaacagtactcctcaaaactaaGTTACCCAAACAAGGAAAGTCTAAGAAACCATCACAGCCAAGAGGAGTCTATGGAGACATgactgactgtaatgggatgggatcctgaaacagaaaaaggacattaggtaaaaaaaGGATATCTGAATAAACTATAGACTTTAGTTCAGATATCACTAATTGGTTCACTAATTATAACACATGTACCACACTTTTGTAGGATGTTAACTGGAAGGGGAGGGCAGTGTAAAAGGTGCATATACGAACTCTTGTACTATCTGttcattttctgtaaatctgttttgaaaattacattctatcaattaaaaaaaattaaacatagggGGCAAAGGGCTGATTAGTCAAAAAGTagaaactcaaatgtccatcaactgataagtGGATAAAAAATGTGACATATAGAGTAAttttattcagtaataaaaagaaacaaagtgctgatacatgctacaaaatGGAGACTGAAAAACGTTATGGTAAATGAAAGGTGTCCAAACAGGCAAATATACAGGGTCAGAAAATAAATTAGTGGCTGCTGGGGGCTAGGGGCAGGAAGGAATGGGTGAAATGAGGAATCTGATAATGGATGCAGAGTTTTTTCTGGGAGTGATGTTTTTTCTAATTCTGGAATTAGAAAGTGGTAGTGGTTACCAGTGGATATATTAAAGccatgaattgtacactttattAAAAGATAACTTTTATACCATGTGGATTTTACATAAGTGAAGTTGTTATACAAATATGTAAATGTTAAACAAAGAGCTGTATCAATGAAAATTAAGTTGAATAGTTTGGAAGACTCCATTGTGAAGtaactcacaaaaaaaaaaaaaaaggaaagaaagagtctTATTGTCCAGTCCCATTCATTCTTAAGTGTTGCCTCAAGATTCAAAAGGCTTACTTTGTAGTTTCTGCAACATTTAACATAGGCCTAGTGTATAGTGGGCATTCAGTCATATTTGATGATTACTTCTTTCCTAACACTGAATAGGTTTTTTTCTCAACAAACCTATCAGGGGTTCACAAAACACCATCCTTGTTAGAAAATCCAACCTTTCTAATCTACAGAAAGGATTATGATGTCTGGTTTCTCTCCATTTCACTCTGAAAATTAAAGCAATTTGGTCAACAGTTAATGTTGATTCTAAAATTAAGTCGATTCTagtattaattttgaaaaaaatttgtgTATCTTCCTTTTTTCATTAAAGCAAAACAAGTTGCTAGACATTGAATGGCAAAATTGATTTAACATCACCTGCACAGTGTATGGCATTTCTAGAACTGGGAGTCATTTCAAAGCAATCTAAATATAGTTTTCCCAACTACACTAGTAGTTATACAAAGGAGACAATTATTCAATTTGTAGCAAGCAACCAAGCCCATAAATGTTTAAGGGCCTTTTAGCCTTATTTTGTTGATAATTCCCTTCAAACTTCATGATCTAAAACAAACCTTTTCAATCACTTAGTCTTCCCTCATAACCCCGTGCTGACCATTCCTACAGCTGTCTTGTGCTTAGTACCAATGTTCTTGTTCTTTTCACTAAATGCTGGAAAAAGTCTAAAGAACAACCATTTGCTCTAAGAAGGTGTGCAGAAGCttaagttttgtctttttttaatcaaGCCTTGCTTGAAAAGGAGAATTCACATTTACTGATACTCTGTGTTTTGAATTAATCTCTGGAAAAGTCAAGAGAGATTTAcattttattctatattttatgaaaaaagagACAGAGGTTCAGCAAGATTTAGTAGTTTATCCTGTATTACTCAGTAAACTATAAGGTTGTAGATGAACTATGCCCAAACCTTGATCATCAATACCGTGCcaattttctgtagttaacaGAGTAACAGCATATATTTAGTGATTTCATTACTACAAAAACCTTCACTTGAGGATATCTATGGCAAGTCCCAAAGTCCTCTGAAGTGCAGGTTAAACTGATATTGGCTCTGATCATTGAAAAATACTTCACGTGGGGAAAAGTAAGAGTGAAGAACAGGACAATACTCCTTTAAAAGTTTGTACAAACAGTATAAAAATACGATATAAACTCAAAACCATGAGATGCCATTCCATCCAGACTGGTTAAGGTTAAAATGCATTAGCTAGGTTTGGAAAAATGGATATTTTCATACACTACTGTATGTGGAACATCCATTTGGGAGGACAATTTATCGTAtctatttaaaatttagaaagcGTATATCCTGGAAGCTAGTGATTCCATCCTTACATATCAATTCTAGAGAAACATTCTCACataagaacaaaaaggtatccccattgatgttcactgcagcacttttTGCAATTTTAGGAACGGAGAATTGGTTTATTTGCCACAGTGATCACAACCACATCACTTCTCCAGCTTAAAACCCTTTAGCCACTTCCCAGGGCATTCAGAATAATCCAAGTGTTTTCACTCTCCTGTAAGGAGCAAGAGGCCTCGCCCTGGCTCACAATTCCAATTCCAACTCATACACTGGCTTTCTAACCTGCTACCCTTGCCTTCTTCCCAGTGTTACAACAGGCTATGCTGGTTCCCACCAAAAGGGCCTCTCCTGCAAACTCCCTCAGTGCAGAACCTTCTTCCCCTATGTTGCATGAACACCTCCTTTTCATTCCATTCTCAATTGAAACACCACCTTTCCTCAGAGAAGCTTTCTATGACCACTCAATCTGAAgtcaatctttatttttattagccTTCTTAGGGATAAcctcttattttccttatttatcttATTATGAGAATCTAACCTTTGTCATGTGCAATTTCAGCCCCAGCACTAATACCTAGGCAAACTGGAAGGTcccaaatgtttttttaaatgaatgtactGTATGCTATACTATGAATTTTTATGCAGCAGTTAAAGAATAAGACATTTATTTGCACTGTCATGCAAAATTCAAGACTAACagttgacttttttaaaaaagcaagctGCATCACAATAAATAAGAatgatgtttatttaaaaaacacattataaaaataaaacctttcctTGATATTTATGCAAGTTCTTAAGTCTCCTGAAGAAGTAGTTTAAATTATGGCTTTCATCACTGGAAAATAATTCTCTTTGGAAAACAATGTAAACCATGTGTGTGACAGTGTAAATGAATGTCTAAAAGGATATTAAACTGACAACACTGCAAACCCCTAAGAAGAGATAGTGACTGAAGGAAAAAAGGGGAGACTGACTTCATCTGTAATGTTTGCATTTTTACAACACAGATATATTCATGCAATctgtaatgaaaaatatttaaatattaatattttaaaggaaaaaagcaaatatttGAGTTTTATAGATTCATAAATCTATATGAATAGATTGTTAGGAGTATAGATTACGATTACTTGAAACATTTCTCCCACGACAGAACAATTAATAAACCTTACCTTGTGGTCTAGAACAGATGAATCTAGACACTTACTTGCTAAAGAGCACTACAAAACACTATTGTGACCACAGTAATTGTAAGACAAATTtaaatgttaggaaggaaataTTTATGCAGACTGTGCTGTGTCAGGAGCCAAGCTGGGTGCATTACAAatctatttaatcctcacaacaactttGAATGGTTGATATTATCACTGTCCACTTTATAAATAGGGAAACTCAATCTCAGAGAACGTACTTTAACCAAGATTACACAGCTAAGAAGTAGGAGAGCTAGAATTAAAGCCCAGATCTGACTCAAAAATCAACTAACTTTCCAAAGGGCAATTTGCTGCCACAAAGTAAGTGTATTCTCTCAATGATAAATTAAGAGAATGGATTCAGGAGGCAAATGGATAAATACTGAGAAGTTACCTTTTAAAAGGTATAGAATGCAAGGGACGGGAAATCAATAATCTTATGTTGATTATTCAAGATACACAACCACTAGAACCATTCAAGATACACAGATGTAACTCTTTTgtttaaaattctgaaaataaattccaaaagtcATTTTGATAGCCTTCTGATATTTAACAACCATTAGTCTTGGAAAGCTCTTCTTTAAACTCCATGTAATGATTTTCTCTTACAATCTGAATACAGTTATGCTAACCTGGTCTTTAATCTGAATAGGTATAGGAAAAGTAAGCCACTGTATACTTACACACCAAACATTTATATAAAGATTACTAAATTATCAAGAGTTATCTGGGGTTATATCTGAAGTTTTGTACCTCATCACTGTTTAGCTTATattgaaaattaaagaaatacaaaaaaactaAGGTGAAATTGAATACCAGTAGTAAAatctacttaaaataaaaaactctaCAATTGGAATCTTCTAAATACTTTACAAAGTGAATAGCTGAAGTTCCATTACACTGACTACCAGCAAGGCTTAGAATTGACTAAGAACAAGAAATGGTTTCAATTAATTCCTTTAACTCAGATGCCATCCACTTATAAGTCTCTAGCTACAAcaagttttttatttcatttaattaaaatggtgacatttaaaaataatttgtgttaATAACAAAATTTTATACATGAAATTAGCTGAAGTTCTAAGGGAAAATGAGTGTTGAAATTAGTCttaacattattattataaataactttGATGGGTGAAAAATTCTGCATATGTAAATTCCAAAGCCAAGTCTGAAAGATATTGCTGTGAAACATCTGTCTATACACACAAAACACTTGAGAAGatattttattgaatgaatgtcaAATGTTTTAGAGTACTGTTCACTATATTTTCTGTATTCCATAATAAACACAGTTTTAAAGTACACTGGAATTCAAAGCAGAAGTAATGCAAAGAATATATGCTTGACATACATCCAGTAGGAaacttattctcaattttattaaccAATCCTTTTGATAAGATGCTCCTAGTGTTATAGACAAACTTGATCGTCTTTGAAAGGTGTTGTCCACTGTTTCTCTGTTTCAGTCACAGTAGCTATAAATAGTTGTTTAAGGATATCCTTATCTAAATTCCTGCCtgcaaacagaacaaaacatgGAGTATTATGCTTATTAAAATGACACAGTTTACCTACCAACTCTAGATCTTCAGAAATTTACAAAACAAGAGTAATTAGTGATTCCTTCTTTAACTTTCTAGTTAAGTCCCTCAGAACCAAAATGGCATTTGGATTAAGCACTTTTCTAAAACTGTTTGAAGAAGAGTTTTTAAAGGCCTAACAAGATTTTACAAAGGTTTTCACAAGATTAAGATAAACACCCTAACCACAGTTTATTTAGGCTTACAAAAAGGGATTCAGATTGGTTAATAGTGCTTAAGGAGCTTATTATATCcctttcaaatatttgtttttttattttgctttaaaaaatttaactgtcACTTACCAATAAGAACCAATCGATTTGTCCTCTCAGTGTCATCTTTCCATCTCACTGAAGTCTCCTCCAGATCATAAAGCTCATGGACACCTTGGACAATCAcctgttgtggtttgtctttgaTGGATACCAGACCCTGCTCAGAGAATGCTCAATCAGCCTCAGTTCAAATTTAAAAGCTGAAGTCAATTATCAATGTCAGTGGATAAATCATTCCTATTCCTTTTTGAAATGCAAATTCATATAAAGATGCTGTTAAAATTACTTAATCCCAGTTATTTATTACAAAGTTTCCTAAAgcctccaatttttaaaaaagattgcaCATTGATCTTTTAAGACAATCTCCATAAATACATGTATCAGGATGTTCTTTCTGTATTAAcacaagaaaaaatgaaaccaaatgaTAAAAACATGGTAGGTCTGAAATTCTATTGCTCATTctacttttaagaattttatacaGTTTCAGTTTTACTGAAAAATCAGAGAAGTTAAAAGATGTGAATGATAATTTGTCTTTAAATAGACTGCAATAAATAGAGTACATAATgatgaaataaaggaaaagaaaaatgtattttatctgGAAAAATTCACTTAATTTTGATTTCCAGaaatgggaaacaaattatctgataAGGTGGCTCCTATGGAGAAATAATTTCTCTGAAATAATGGCTGTTATATGTATTtgctaaaaaattaatatatgtacTTTGGTATATATATTAAATGGTTAACAGAAAATACAGTAAGAGACTACCTGCTCATTGTCATTCCCACCAGgttatttggtgtatttttggTGTATTTGTGTATTTTGGGTATGGTTCTCCcagttttcttttgctgtgctCAGTTCTGTTTtctgctcctcccacccccagttttactgagatacaactgacatacaatattgtattagtttaaggtgtacaacataatgatttgattactcttttaaaatttgatttaataTGTAATAAATTCTTTGGGAAAAGTTATCTAAATCAATTTcattttacttattaaaaaaaCTGTcaataactatactcctattatgttaatgtgtatgtgcaatttaagtagtagcttaaaacctatacatgctgaagttactctacaagaagatatatcaaagaaataatcaatcttcccatgttttcttccgcctgctacttctatagcttttcttcttccttcctaattacaacccttaaatagaattcgtgcctcatatcaaatttaccgagtatcataattcttccaagtggtaaagatacctcaagacaaatgctgggcatagaagccacagggcataaatatgcaaagaagtaaaaagctaacttttcaaacaataaggcttctctctcacttaccaacttcacatttccctgtatggccccggaagatgactggttagccagagacgggtaagattcctcaagggaggaacaacctaagacaggcacagtcgcaggggggccatcaggtgagaaattggggatcaacagaggtgaggcttagaacctcacccccccgttctgagagaaatcttctgcatatgtggatgttttattgccctggtctagcttggattaacacatagtctacaggcaaacacacctgatcatctacatgtgctctcttacaacactaaactatgttttctacctttatcttgtatctacctaccacttcagcattttattaaaaataataataataaagagagaaatgtggtatccacatataaatcaagtataaaaaccaaatgaatattcatatttgaactgactgtttagagttcataatgcatgagcaaaaccgaaaggttctgtgatgactgcccttgtactgttcactatgtaacttattcattatgtaagaatttgttctacatgtaaaaacttgtttgttatgcctcagaagattggagactgacaaaaattaggcttggggtggattaatgattgtgcattgagcattgactcccctatacagaattttattgtcgttaacaaccatttgatcaataaatatgagagatgcactcgcaaaaaaaaaaaaaaaaaagacagacttccaatggtaaaataaattagtaaccgggatgtaatgtatagcataaggaatatagtcaagatattgtaacagcctggtagggtgatagctggaacctagaattatgtatataaatgttctaccactgtgttgtacacttgaaactcatgtaatgtaatactgtgtgtcaactacccttcaataaaaaataattatttaaaaaaaaacaaaacaaaaaaaaaaaactgtcaagtGTCAGCTGTTACTTAACATTTTGAACATATTATCATCAGACTAATACTTTGTCTggaaacaggaaagagaagaaggTTGTGAAGATAAAGGCCATGTTGTCCCACATCCTCCAGTGTTGCTGTGATGAGAGGAAGGCCAAACAGGACAACTGAAGAAAAATCATCACATACCTCCAGACAAATCCAAACTGGGGTGCTACAGGATGGGCCACTGAACTCCATGCAGAGGTCTTAGTGGCAGCATCAGTATAAATGCTTAAATGGCTCTTTCCAGATAACCAACTACCCCACATTCAGTATTGGGGATAAAAGCCATTACAGAATGAAGTATGATCTGCTAGTCAGGATCGTGGAATGTACAGGGTGTTATAGTCATAAAGTGGCAGCAGGATCTAGCTTAGTTCCATGGGGCATGACTGGGGAACAGACTGAGATTCACCTGTGCTGCTCTGCAGCACCAGTCGCAGGTAAAGCCAGCACAGGGAGTAAAGAAATCTAAATAGTTTCTTGACAGTTTTAACATTTGTCACTCTAAAGACCCCAGGAACTCAGGTGCTAACTGGAGATTCTAGTTtctaacagtaataataaaaactTAATGCATGCTTCTGGAAACACAAGAGTAGACACTCAAATGACTTGACTGTTTAAGCACAACCTGGCAAAAACACCTTTTGTGACATAAATACCCAAATGTCAAGTAATACCAATGGGTTTCCAAACACAGCACAAGAATTCTAGACTTCTGTAACTTTGTTTATAGTATGACAAATGTTTAGTGTCTGCTAAATGCATCAAGAAGCATCCGATTCAGCTGCAGCAAGGTTTCTAATATTATTTCTCTGTTAATGATGCTCTCTTGGAAAATTAAATACAAGATAATGTTCAGTTTTCTTGAATTGAACAAGCTGTGTGCCAAGGGGAAAGAGTTTCAACGAGTCAAGCTCATTAGCCAGATAACACTCAGAACACTTCGGAGTAGAAAGCATGGGTAGCACTTCAAGGCACACAGGTTGTTTTAGCTGCAACACTGAATGAGGCTGTGCAAATAAATAGTGCTTTATGCAGTGATTTCCAAAGCTGCTTTTTAGTAATGGAAATAGGAGAAATGAAATAGACAAAGGTTATTTGTACAGAAACCAATGCTTTTGTTTAAGACCAAGTATGATTTATATTAACAGTCAAGAAAGGAACTTTGTCCAAGAGTATAAAACTGTAAACCATGTACTGCACCTTCAGTCGTATGACCTCCATGCAATCATCATCCTTGTTTCTCACATTCTTTTCCCACAGAAGATTCTGTATCAGGGGATATATTTTAGTAAGACCAACCATTGCCAAAGCTATGTAACAAAAGAGCTGACAAATCAATAGTCAGTCAAAAATTGCATTCACCTGAATAAACACATTTAGACTTTCTTCCTTTGCATTTCCTGGTACTTCAAATGTGACTGTAATAACACTCTGCAAATCAAGAGAAGTAAGCaatcatgatttttttaatagtaaggtcaatatgatttttaaaaacaaattttaagacaaaaagccaagaaaacattcatgaaaatgtattttgtcAAAAAGCCATATTGGATATATCCTTTTCACTAACTCACTGATTTTTGGTATCAGCAACTTCATTCCTACATTTTTCAGAGTTGATCAATGGCTTAGTATTTACACAGAGAAATTCTCAAGAAAAGGTACTCATTCTTTAATTCATCCTTTTCAGGATTCTCAGCACTAAGAGGGGAGATAATACAGTGTATTGAATATATACTGAGCCAGGTACTTTTGCCTggttcatttcatttcatctttcCATTTACTCACGATAACAATCCTGTGGAATAAAGAGAATTATTTCCGTTTTATAAATGGGTAAATGACTCTCAGAAAGTAATGAACTACTAAGAGCCAggagtaaaacaaaaaaacaaaagtgttATTCTGTTCTccataaacacaatggaaaggTTTGGTTTATCTCTGACCAAGAGGAGAATTCCCAGAGGTCATTCCTAGAGAATGATAGTATAATGTCATCTTTGATTTTAGAAGGTGGACATCATCATTTACAGAATGCTAACTTTGAGATTTATGTTTGCTCCTGATCTTGACAAATCCCTCACTGTCCATTCTAAGGAACTAAAAACTTAAGATTTCTTCTAGCTGGTCACACATAAATTAAAATCCAAACCTCTGTTTGCCTCTATAACCCCAAATTTCAACTTAATGACAAAAATACACAAGGGTTCATCTTAACATGATGAAAGAACAAACTTCACCCTGGATAATGAGAATAAGATGCTCAAGTCAAACAGGCAGAAAAACATATTGAAGCACAGCTTTGTACAATTTCCTAGAACTGCGTACCTTAATAGCAATTTTACTCACTAGAAAATCATATAGACTTAATAGTAGGAAatatgaaaaaaccaaaactgttttctccaaatatagtttaaaaatagCTACAGGAAGAGAGAACAATTTAAGCACAAAATACTGAGTCTCCCCTGTTGCTAGTAATAGGAAAAGCAGAAAGCACTTTTTTACTCAGATACAATCCATGCAAGCCAACTAAAATTGGACATTAAAAtgttagatttttaaaagtactaattttgtcaaaatagccaaaaggtggaaacaatgtaacattaatggatgaatgggtaaagaaaatgtaatatatataataatgcagTATAAAAATGTGgtgaaatggaatattattcatccttaaaagaaaaaggaaatcctgccatatgctacaacatggatgagctcaGAGGACATagtgctgagtgaaataaaccagtcacagatggacacatactgcatgattccatttacatgaggtaCCTAAGTAGTCAAACTTACAGAAGCAGAAAGTACTATGGTagttgctgggggctgggggaagggaaaatagggagttgttgtttaatgggtatagactTTCAGTCattcaagatgaaaaagttctagaaatcTGCACAACAATGTGcatacagttaacaatactgtatcatacatgtaaaaatttgttaaaaGGGTAGATCTGACATTGCGTGTTCTTtactacaattttttaaaaagtacttatttttaaatcttaaactatttttaactatttgtttttatatggttatggttttttgttttttgtttttgtttttcagagcACCCAAAGAAACATCCTTATTCCTGTGAGAAGCACGGAGGTACAGAGCGGGGAATGTAACAGAACACAAAAGAAG is a window of Manis pentadactyla isolate mManPen7 chromosome 3, mManPen7.hap1, whole genome shotgun sequence DNA encoding:
- the LOC118933742 gene encoding putative COBW domain-containing protein 7 isoform X8 → MHLAEEKPDGLINEASRQIALADIIIINKIDLVSEEDLNKLRRTIRTINGLGKILETQRSRVDLSNVLDLHAFDSLSGISLQKKLQHVPATHPHLDQSVITVTFEVPGNAKEESLNVFIQNLLWEKNVRNKDDDCMEVIRLKGLVSIKDKPQQVIVQGVHELYDLEETSVRWKDDTERTNRLVLIGRNLDKDILKQLFIATVTETEKQWTTPFKDDQVCL
- the LOC118933742 gene encoding putative COBW domain-containing protein 7 isoform X7; its protein translation is MFWVDAELGIDIYLDGIITVVDSKYGLKHLAEEKPDGLINEASRQIALADIIIINKIDLVSEEDLNKLRRTIRTINGLGKILETQRSRVDLSNVLDLHAFDSLSGISLQKKLQHVPATHPHLDQSVITVTFEVPGNAKEESLNVFIQNLLWEKNVRNKDDDCMEVIRLKGLVSIKDKPQQVIVQGVHELYDLEETSVRWKDDTERTNRLVLIGRNLDKDILKQLFIATVTETEKQWTTPFKDDQVCL